A window of Saccopteryx leptura isolate mSacLep1 chromosome 5, mSacLep1_pri_phased_curated, whole genome shotgun sequence contains these coding sequences:
- the IL2RA gene encoding interleukin-2 receptor subunit alpha, translating to MTYGKTIWTKPPLKCTKEKSNHQFPGDEESQTSLDAPWGSETSCPLITTGTTTDFQNHADVAITTKMFTFTIEYQIAVAGCILLLVSVLLLSVLTWQWRWRKSRRTI from the exons ATGACTTATGGGAAGACAATATGGACAAAGCCCCCACTTAAGTGCACAAAGGAAAAGAGTAACCACCAGTTTCCAG GTGATGAAGAGTCTCAAACAAGCTTGGATGCTCCTTGGGGGAGTGAAACTTCCTGTCCCTTAATAACAACAGGTACTACTACAG ATTTTCAAAACCATGCAGATGTGGCTATAACTACGAAGATGTTCACATTCACCATTGAGTATCAGATAGCAG TGGCTGGCTGCATTCTCCTGCTCGTCAGTGTCCTCCTTCTGAGTGTGCTCACGTGGCAGTGGAGATG GAGGAAGAGTAGAAGAACAATCTAA